In one window of Dyella thiooxydans DNA:
- the lpxK gene encoding tetraacyldisaccharide 4'-kinase produces the protein MALADELQASWYGDRRPQAWTFPLAALYGSLAALRRMLYRAGILHRVRLPVPVVVVGNLTAGGTGKTPLTLALVDALRRRGWRPGVVSRGYGGTQREPALLDAQPDPATFGDEPCLIRAGGTPVAVGRDRPAAAALLIEAGCDMVIADDGLQHYRLARDVEICVVDGARRFGNGRLLPAGPLREPLSRLRRVDFRVANGAAGPDEFPMRLVGGTAVALLDGEERPLASFAGTPVAAVAAIGHPDRFFESLRTQGLEVDGHAFPDHHAFRASELAFAGARPLLMTDKDAIKCVRFARPGWWRAPIRAELPEAFLDALDRRLQQARSHRDR, from the coding sequence ATGGCGCTGGCCGACGAGCTGCAGGCGAGCTGGTACGGCGATCGACGCCCGCAGGCCTGGACGTTTCCGCTGGCCGCGCTCTACGGCAGCCTCGCCGCCCTGCGGCGGATGCTGTACCGCGCTGGCATCCTGCATCGTGTCCGCCTGCCCGTGCCGGTGGTGGTGGTCGGCAACCTCACAGCCGGCGGCACCGGCAAGACGCCGCTGACCCTGGCGCTGGTCGATGCGCTGCGTCGGCGCGGCTGGCGGCCCGGCGTGGTCAGTCGTGGCTATGGTGGCACCCAGCGCGAGCCGGCGTTGCTGGACGCGCAGCCCGATCCGGCGACATTCGGCGACGAGCCCTGCCTGATCCGCGCCGGCGGCACGCCGGTGGCGGTGGGGCGGGACCGACCCGCCGCCGCCGCGCTGCTGATTGAGGCCGGTTGCGACATGGTGATCGCCGACGATGGCCTGCAGCACTACCGCCTTGCGCGTGATGTCGAGATCTGCGTGGTCGACGGCGCGCGGCGTTTCGGCAACGGCCGGCTGCTGCCGGCCGGGCCGCTGCGCGAGCCGCTGTCGCGGCTGCGACGGGTCGATTTCCGCGTCGCCAACGGTGCCGCAGGGCCCGATGAGTTCCCGATGCGACTGGTCGGCGGCACCGCGGTTGCGCTGCTCGACGGCGAGGAGCGCCCGCTGGCCAGCTTCGCCGGTACGCCGGTGGCCGCGGTGGCCGCCATCGGCCACCCGGACCGCTTCTTCGAAAGCCTGCGTACGCAGGGGTTGGAGGTGGACGGCCATGCTTTTCCGGACCACCACGCGTTCCGCGCGTCGGAACTGGCATTCGCCGGTGCGCGCCCGTTGCTGATGACCGACAAGGACGCCATCAAGTGCGTCCGCTTCGCCCGCCCGGGCTGGTGGCGGGCGCCGATCCGGGCCGAGTTGCCCGAGGCGTTCCTCGATGCGCTCGACCGGCGCCTGCAGCAGGCGCGCTCCCACCGGGATCGCTGA
- a CDS encoding YerC/YecD family TrpR-related protein, whose amino-acid sequence MKRRSVDPETPAESAELSLCEALLSLKNAGEMSAFLHDLCTPAELEVLVDRWRVVPYLLEGVSYREIHERTAVSITTIGRVARYLNQGSGGYLAAAARAARRRTNQKKDKA is encoded by the coding sequence ATGAAGCGCCGTTCCGTCGACCCCGAAACCCCCGCCGAGTCCGCCGAGCTGAGCCTCTGCGAGGCTTTGCTGTCGCTGAAGAACGCCGGGGAGATGTCGGCGTTCCTGCACGACCTGTGCACGCCGGCGGAGCTGGAGGTGCTGGTCGACCGCTGGCGGGTGGTTCCGTATCTGCTCGAGGGCGTCTCCTACCGGGAGATCCACGAGCGGACCGCGGTCAGCATCACCACGATCGGACGGGTGGCCCGGTATCTCAACCAGGGCAGTGGCGGCTACCTGGCGGCGGCCGCGCGCGCGGCCCGGCGCCGCACGAACCAGAAAAAGGACAAGGCATGA
- the hisG gene encoding ATP phosphoribosyltransferase — MKTRDRLRIAMQKSGRLTEPALDLLKRCGLTFRQSRDKLFCFGEGEPVDLLLVRDDDIPGLIEQGVCDLGIVGRNVLDEFSLTAGIDGAPLKEWRPLGFGRCRLSVAVPQEMAYESATSLAGQRIATSYPGLLGRWLRDAGVDAQVVTLAGSVEIAPKLGTADAICDLVQSGGTLVANQLREVDVLLESEAVLAGPEALPTDERGDMIELLLKRLDGVIQVSESRLLLLQTSRSALEAVTRLLPGGPQPTLLPVAGQPDQLMLQALCAGEVSWRQLEEIKKAGAREMFVLPVEKMLA; from the coding sequence ATGAAGACGCGCGATCGCCTGCGCATTGCGATGCAGAAATCCGGCCGGCTTACCGAGCCGGCGCTCGACCTGCTCAAGCGCTGCGGGCTGACCTTCCGGCAGAGCCGCGACAAGCTGTTCTGCTTCGGCGAGGGTGAGCCGGTGGACCTGCTGCTGGTCCGCGACGACGACATTCCCGGGCTGATCGAGCAGGGCGTGTGCGACCTGGGTATCGTCGGCCGCAACGTGCTGGATGAGTTTTCGCTTACCGCCGGCATCGATGGCGCGCCGCTGAAGGAGTGGCGTCCGCTCGGTTTCGGCCGTTGCCGGCTGTCGGTCGCGGTGCCGCAGGAGATGGCCTACGAAAGCGCCACCAGCCTCGCCGGCCAGCGCATCGCCACCTCGTATCCCGGTCTGTTGGGCAGGTGGCTGCGCGATGCGGGCGTCGATGCCCAGGTGGTGACGCTGGCCGGTTCGGTCGAGATCGCCCCCAAGCTCGGCACCGCCGACGCGATCTGCGACCTGGTGCAGAGCGGCGGCACGCTGGTTGCCAATCAGCTGCGCGAGGTCGACGTGTTGCTGGAGAGCGAGGCGGTGCTGGCCGGGCCGGAAGCACTGCCGACCGACGAGCGCGGCGACATGATCGAACTGCTGCTCAAGCGCCTGGACGGCGTGATCCAGGTGAGCGAGTCGCGCCTGCTGCTGCTGCAGACCTCGCGCAGCGCACTGGAGGCGGTGACCCGGTTGTTGCCGGGCGGCCCGCAGCCGACCCTGCTGCCGGTGGCCGGACAGCCCGACCAGCTGATGCTGCAGGCGCTGTGCGCCGGCGAGGTGAGCTGGCGCCAGCTGGAAGAGATCAAGAAGGCCGGTGCACGCGAGATGTTCGTACTGCCGGTGGAAAAGATGCTCGCCTGA
- the hisD gene encoding histidinol dehydrogenase, producing the protein MKRLDWNTLDETARREALARPAQARADELKQGVAAIIAQVRAHGDVALRELSAKYDRCALDAIEVTAAEFDAAEAALDEALKSAIREAAGRIDTYHRASQPRSVGVETAPGVRVERMLRPITRVGLYVPAGTAPLPSTALMLGVPAAIAGCREVVLCSPARADGRCDEAVLFAARVTGVHRVFKLGGAQAIAAMAYGTDSVPKCEKLFGPGNAWVTEAKLQVSGDPEGAAIDMPAGPSEVLVIADDVARPAFVAADLLSQAEHGEDSQVVLLSPSAALLDAVAAEVDRQVATLPRSETALKALAQSRLIAVDSLAQAVEVSNRYAPEHLIIQTDEPRALLDGIESAGSIFLGSWTPESVGDYCSGSNHVLPTYGYARSYSGVSVASFVKQISVQEVSADGLRAIGPCTVTLAAAEQLEAHRRAVSMRLDVLESRA; encoded by the coding sequence ATGAAACGGCTGGACTGGAACACCCTGGACGAGACGGCGCGCCGCGAGGCGCTGGCCCGCCCGGCGCAGGCCCGCGCGGATGAGCTGAAGCAGGGCGTGGCGGCGATCATCGCCCAGGTACGCGCGCACGGTGACGTGGCGCTGCGTGAACTGAGCGCCAAGTACGACCGCTGCGCGCTTGATGCCATCGAGGTGACGGCTGCCGAGTTCGACGCCGCCGAGGCTGCGCTCGATGAAGCGCTGAAGTCGGCGATCCGCGAGGCGGCTGGGCGTATCGACACCTACCATCGCGCGTCTCAACCCAGGTCAGTGGGCGTGGAGACGGCGCCGGGCGTGCGCGTGGAGCGCATGCTGCGCCCGATCACCCGGGTTGGTCTTTACGTGCCGGCCGGTACCGCACCGCTGCCGTCCACCGCGCTGATGCTGGGCGTGCCGGCGGCGATCGCCGGCTGCCGCGAGGTGGTGCTGTGCTCCCCGGCGCGTGCTGACGGCCGCTGCGACGAAGCCGTGCTGTTCGCGGCGCGCGTGACCGGCGTGCACCGTGTGTTCAAGCTCGGCGGCGCCCAGGCGATCGCCGCGATGGCCTACGGCACGGACAGTGTTCCCAAGTGCGAAAAGCTGTTCGGCCCGGGCAACGCCTGGGTTACCGAGGCCAAGCTGCAGGTGTCGGGCGACCCGGAGGGTGCCGCCATCGACATGCCGGCCGGTCCATCCGAGGTGCTGGTGATCGCCGACGACGTCGCCCGTCCGGCCTTCGTGGCGGCCGACCTGCTGTCGCAGGCCGAGCATGGAGAGGACTCGCAGGTGGTGCTGCTCAGCCCCTCGGCCGCGCTGCTCGACGCCGTGGCCGCGGAAGTGGACCGGCAGGTCGCGACGCTGCCGCGCAGCGAGACCGCGCTCAAGGCGTTGGCGCAGAGCCGGCTGATCGCGGTGGACTCGCTGGCCCAGGCGGTCGAGGTGAGCAACCGCTACGCGCCCGAGCATCTGATCATCCAGACTGACGAGCCGCGTGCCCTGCTCGACGGCATCGAGAGCGCCGGTTCGATCTTCCTGGGATCCTGGACGCCGGAATCGGTGGGCGACTACTGCAGCGGCTCCAACCACGTGCTGCCGACCTACGGCTACGCGCGCAGCTACAGCGGCGTGTCGGTGGCCAGCTTCGTCAAGCAGATCAGCGTGCAGGAGGTGAGCGCCGATGGCCTTCGCGCGATCGGTCCGTGCACGGTCACGCTGGCTGCCGCCGAGCAGTTGGAGGCGCACCGCCGCGCCGTGTCGATGCGGCTGGACGTGCTGGAGAGCCGCGCATGA
- the hisC gene encoding histidinol-phosphate transaminase, translating into MSVLDLARPEIRAMQPYSSARMEASGGQILLNANESAWAPFGEAGVGCNRYPDPQPAALVDALAALYGVRREQLLVGRGSDEAIDLLVRAFCRAGEDAILIQPPTFGMYAVCARIQNAGVIEAQLATDFALDVDAVLAAMTPAVKLVFVCTPNNPTGQLIPAASVERLAKALEGRALLIVDEAYVEFADAPSMAGLIDRYEHVGILRTLSKAWALAGARIGTLLAHAEVIALLRRIMPPYPLPLPCVEAALAALSPPGQAQARGHIDQIKAERARMADALATVPGVREVLPSQANFIAVRFDDAAAVYQRLLAAGIVVRDVRRYPNLGDALRITIGTPEENTRVLDVLEQTR; encoded by the coding sequence ATGAGCGTGCTCGACCTGGCGCGCCCAGAGATCCGCGCGATGCAGCCGTATTCCTCGGCGCGCATGGAGGCCAGTGGTGGGCAGATCCTGCTCAACGCGAACGAGTCGGCGTGGGCGCCGTTCGGCGAGGCGGGCGTCGGCTGCAACCGCTATCCCGATCCGCAACCGGCCGCGCTGGTCGATGCGCTGGCTGCACTCTACGGCGTGCGCCGCGAGCAGTTGCTGGTCGGCCGCGGCAGCGACGAGGCGATCGACCTGCTGGTGCGCGCGTTCTGCCGCGCCGGCGAGGACGCGATCCTGATCCAGCCGCCGACCTTCGGCATGTACGCGGTGTGCGCGCGCATCCAGAACGCGGGTGTGATCGAGGCGCAGCTGGCCACCGACTTCGCGCTGGACGTCGACGCCGTGCTGGCCGCGATGACCCCGGCGGTGAAGCTGGTCTTCGTCTGCACTCCGAACAATCCGACCGGGCAGCTGATCCCGGCCGCTTCGGTCGAACGGCTGGCAAAGGCGCTGGAAGGTCGCGCGCTGCTGATCGTCGACGAGGCCTACGTCGAGTTCGCCGACGCGCCCAGCATGGCCGGCCTGATCGACCGCTACGAGCATGTCGGCATCCTGCGTACGCTGTCCAAGGCCTGGGCGCTGGCCGGTGCACGCATCGGCACGCTGCTGGCGCATGCCGAGGTCATTGCGCTGCTGCGCAGGATCATGCCGCCGTATCCGCTGCCGCTGCCCTGCGTCGAGGCTGCGCTGGCCGCACTGTCGCCGCCCGGGCAGGCGCAGGCGCGCGGGCATATCGACCAGATCAAAGCCGAGCGCGCGCGCATGGCCGATGCGCTGGCCACCGTGCCCGGCGTGCGCGAGGTGCTGCCATCGCAGGCGAACTTCATCGCCGTGCGCTTCGATGATGCGGCCGCTGTCTACCAACGCCTGCTGGCCGCCGGCATCGTGGTGCGTGACGTGCGCCGCTATCCGAACCTGGGCGATGCGCTGCGCATCACCATCGGAACGCCGGAAGAAAACACCCGCGTGCTGGATGTGCTGGAGCAGACCCGATGA
- the hisB gene encoding bifunctional histidinol-phosphatase/imidazoleglycerol-phosphate dehydratase HisB produces MSRKILFIDRDGCLIVEPPDEQIDSYEKLELLPGVIGALQRCVAAGYELVMVTNQDGLGTASFPQDSFDGPHQLLLRILASQGIVFREQLIDRSFPHEGLDTRKPGIGMLRHYLADDGWSRAASAVIGDRETDMQLAANLGVRGLRVGPQGESWDAIAHRLLDAPRTATVQRNTKETRITVSVDLDRVAEPKVHTGLGFFDHMLEQIGKHGGFALELNCDGDTHIDEHHTMEDCALALGQALKQALGDKRGIGRYGFTLPMDESFASAALDLSGRPYFVFEGSFPRERVGDIPTELVPHVFRSLCETLGANLHLTVKGDNAHHMVEACFKVVARTLRQAIRREGSELPSTKGTL; encoded by the coding sequence ATGAGCCGGAAGATCCTCTTCATCGACCGCGACGGCTGCCTGATCGTCGAGCCGCCGGACGAGCAGATCGACAGCTACGAGAAGCTCGAGCTTCTCCCCGGCGTGATCGGTGCGCTGCAGCGCTGCGTGGCAGCCGGCTACGAGCTGGTTATGGTCACCAACCAGGATGGCCTCGGTACCGCGAGTTTTCCGCAGGACAGCTTCGACGGCCCGCACCAGCTGCTGCTGCGCATCCTGGCCTCGCAGGGCATCGTGTTCCGCGAACAGCTGATCGATCGCAGCTTCCCCCACGAAGGGCTCGATACGCGCAAGCCGGGTATCGGCATGCTGCGCCATTACCTGGCGGACGACGGCTGGAGCCGGGCGGCCTCGGCCGTTATCGGCGACCGCGAGACCGACATGCAACTGGCCGCCAACCTCGGCGTGCGCGGCCTGCGCGTGGGGCCGCAGGGCGAGTCGTGGGACGCCATCGCCCACCGCCTGCTCGATGCGCCGCGTACCGCCACGGTCCAGCGCAATACGAAGGAAACACGGATCACGGTGAGCGTGGATCTGGATCGGGTGGCCGAGCCGAAGGTGCATACCGGGCTGGGCTTCTTCGACCACATGCTCGAGCAGATCGGCAAGCACGGCGGCTTCGCGCTGGAGCTCAACTGCGACGGCGACACCCACATCGACGAACACCACACGATGGAGGACTGCGCGCTGGCCCTGGGCCAGGCGCTGAAGCAGGCACTGGGCGACAAGCGCGGCATCGGCCGCTACGGCTTCACACTGCCCATGGACGAGTCCTTCGCCAGTGCCGCACTGGATCTTTCCGGCCGGCCGTACTTCGTGTTCGAGGGCAGCTTTCCGCGCGAGCGCGTGGGCGACATCCCGACCGAGCTGGTGCCGCATGTGTTCCGCTCGCTGTGCGAGACGCTGGGCGCCAACCTGCACCTCACGGTGAAGGGCGACAACGCGCACCACATGGTCGAAGCCTGCTTCAAGGTGGTGGCGCGCACGCTGCGCCAGGCGATCCGCCGCGAGGGCAGCGAGCTGCCCAGCACCAAGGGGACGCTCTGA
- the hisH gene encoding imidazole glycerol phosphate synthase subunit HisH has translation MAVVLVDAGGTNIGSVRYALQRLGVEAALTADPAAIRGADKVILPGVGAAGPGMARLRELGLVELMRSLSQPVLGVCLGMQLLCAHSEEGDTECLGVIDAPVRRFHEAPGLRVPHMGWNALAPVHPHPLLDGLAAGEQAYFVHSYAVPVGDYTLATSDFGGPFSAVIARGNFHGMQFHPERSAGVGARLLKNFLSL, from the coding sequence ATGGCCGTGGTCCTGGTCGATGCAGGCGGCACCAATATCGGCTCGGTGCGTTACGCGCTGCAGCGCCTCGGCGTGGAGGCGGCACTCACCGCCGACCCGGCAGCGATCCGTGGCGCCGACAAGGTGATCCTGCCCGGCGTGGGTGCGGCCGGTCCCGGCATGGCGCGATTGCGCGAGCTGGGCTTGGTCGAGCTGATGCGCTCGCTGAGCCAGCCGGTGCTGGGCGTGTGCCTCGGCATGCAGCTGCTGTGCGCGCATTCGGAGGAGGGCGATACCGAGTGTCTTGGCGTGATCGATGCGCCGGTCCGCCGCTTCCATGAGGCACCGGGCCTGCGCGTGCCGCACATGGGCTGGAACGCGCTGGCGCCGGTACACCCCCATCCGTTGCTGGACGGGTTGGCTGCGGGCGAGCAGGCGTATTTCGTGCACAGCTACGCGGTGCCGGTCGGGGACTACACGCTGGCCACCAGCGACTTCGGCGGTCCGTTCTCCGCGGTGATCGCCCGCGGCAATTTCCACGGTATGCAGTTCCATCCCGAGCGTTCGGCCGGGGTCGGGGCGCGCCTCCTGAAGAATTTCCTCAGCCTATGA
- the hisA gene encoding 1-(5-phosphoribosyl)-5-[(5-phosphoribosylamino)methylideneamino]imidazole-4-carboxamide isomerase: MNFDVIPAIDLREGRVVRLRQGDYAQQTIYGSDPAELARRYLRAGARWLHLVDLDGARSGDLENLSTIRAIAAEGIQVQAGGGVRTEDDLRRLFDVGVDRVVVGSVAIREPEQVARWLDTHGSERITIALDTRRVGEDWLLPSAGWTAVEARTLDELAPWYAAHGARHLLCTDIDRDGMLAGFNLDLYRHLADTLPQLAVQASGGVRSLADIRAARDVGARGVILGRALLEGRFTLEEALAC; encoded by the coding sequence ATGAACTTCGACGTCATTCCGGCCATCGACCTGCGGGAAGGGCGCGTGGTGCGCCTGCGCCAGGGCGACTATGCACAGCAGACCATCTACGGCAGCGATCCGGCCGAGCTTGCCCGGCGCTACCTGCGTGCCGGCGCGCGCTGGCTGCATCTAGTGGATCTGGACGGGGCCCGCTCCGGCGATCTGGAGAACCTGTCGACGATCCGTGCGATCGCGGCCGAGGGAATCCAGGTGCAGGCGGGGGGTGGGGTGCGCACGGAGGACGATCTTCGTCGCCTGTTCGACGTCGGGGTGGATCGCGTGGTGGTGGGCAGCGTGGCGATTCGCGAACCCGAGCAGGTGGCGCGCTGGCTGGACACCCACGGCAGCGAGCGCATCACGATCGCGCTGGACACGCGGCGGGTCGGCGAGGACTGGCTGCTGCCCAGTGCCGGATGGACCGCGGTGGAAGCGCGCACGCTGGACGAACTGGCGCCGTGGTATGCGGCCCACGGCGCGCGCCACCTGCTGTGCACCGATATCGACCGCGACGGCATGCTGGCCGGCTTCAATCTCGATCTCTACCGCCATCTCGCCGACACCCTGCCGCAGCTGGCGGTGCAGGCCTCCGGCGGCGTGCGTTCGCTGGCGGATATCCGTGCGGCCCGCGACGTGGGCGCGCGCGGAGTCATCCTCGGCCGTGCGCTGCTCGAGGGGCGCTTCACGCTGGAGGAGGCGCTGGCATGCTGA
- the hisF gene encoding imidazole glycerol phosphate synthase subunit HisF, with the protein MLSRRIIPCLDVRDGQVVKGVRFRDHVVMGEIVDLALRYRDEGADELVFYDITASPEGRSVDHGWVERVARVIDIPFCVAGGIRSVNEARAVLYAGADKISVNSPALERPELIDELAEAFGVQCVVVGIDSLRDADGQWRVRQYTGDPDKTQALARGTLDWMVEVQRRGAGEIVLNCMGSDGVRQGYDLEQLHAARAVCHVPLIASGGAGAPEHFRDAFQGADVDGALAASVFHSGAIAIPELKRYLAREGVAVRL; encoded by the coding sequence ATGCTGAGTCGCCGCATCATTCCCTGTCTCGATGTGCGCGATGGCCAGGTGGTCAAGGGCGTGCGTTTCCGCGACCACGTGGTGATGGGCGAGATCGTGGATCTGGCGCTGCGCTACCGCGACGAGGGTGCCGACGAGCTGGTGTTCTACGACATCACCGCCAGCCCGGAAGGGCGCAGCGTCGATCACGGCTGGGTCGAGCGCGTGGCGCGCGTCATCGACATCCCGTTCTGCGTCGCCGGTGGCATCCGTTCGGTGAACGAGGCGCGCGCCGTGCTGTACGCCGGTGCCGACAAGATCTCGGTGAACTCGCCGGCGCTGGAACGCCCTGAGTTGATCGACGAACTGGCCGAGGCGTTCGGCGTGCAGTGCGTGGTGGTCGGCATCGACTCGCTGCGCGATGCGGATGGCCAGTGGCGGGTGCGCCAGTACACCGGCGACCCGGACAAGACCCAGGCACTGGCGCGCGGGACGCTCGACTGGATGGTCGAGGTGCAGCGGCGTGGCGCCGGCGAGATCGTGCTCAACTGCATGGGCAGCGATGGCGTCCGGCAAGGCTACGATCTGGAACAGCTGCATGCGGCCCGCGCGGTCTGCCACGTGCCGTTGATCGCTTCGGGTGGCGCCGGCGCGCCGGAGCATTTCCGCGATGCCTTCCAGGGCGCCGACGTGGATGGTGCGCTGGCCGCCAGCGTGTTCCACTCCGGTGCCATCGCGATTCCCGAGCTCAAGCGCTACCTTGCGCGCGAGGGCGTGGCCGTCCGCCTCTGA
- the hisIE gene encoding bifunctional phosphoribosyl-AMP cyclohydrolase/phosphoribosyl-ATP diphosphatase HisIE produces the protein MTDTLPDPADLSRLDWAKGGGLLPAIVQHALTGEVLMLGYMNADALVTTQRTGHVTFFSRSKQRLWTKGESSGHVLALASLRVDCDGDTLLVGALPHGPTCHTGTSSCFGESVRPALGFLAELDALVAQRHAERPDGSYTTRLFEGGVRRIAQKVGEEGVETALAGVAQGDGELLGEAADLVFHLTVLLRERGLSLADVVDVLAARHTAK, from the coding sequence ATGACCGACACGCTTCCCGACCCCGCCGATCTCTCCCGCCTGGACTGGGCCAAGGGCGGCGGCCTGCTACCGGCGATCGTGCAGCACGCGTTGACCGGCGAGGTGCTGATGCTCGGCTACATGAATGCCGATGCGTTGGTCACCACGCAGCGGACCGGTCACGTCACCTTCTTCAGCCGTTCGAAGCAGCGCCTGTGGACCAAGGGCGAAAGCTCCGGGCACGTGCTGGCGCTGGCATCCCTGCGCGTGGACTGCGATGGCGACACCCTGCTGGTCGGCGCGTTGCCGCACGGTCCCACCTGCCATACCGGCACGTCGAGCTGCTTCGGCGAGTCGGTGCGACCGGCGCTGGGCTTCCTTGCCGAACTGGATGCCCTGGTGGCCCAGCGTCATGCCGAGCGCCCGGACGGCAGCTACACCACGCGCCTGTTCGAGGGCGGCGTGCGGCGCATCGCCCAGAAGGTGGGCGAGGAGGGCGTCGAGACGGCGCTGGCCGGCGTGGCCCAGGGCGACGGGGAGCTGCTGGGGGAAGCGGCGGACCTGGTGTTCCACCTGACCGTACTGCTGCGTGAGCGGGGCCTGTCCCTGGCCGACGTGGTCGACGTGCTGGCGGCCCGTCACACGGCGAAGTGA